Genomic segment of Nocardiopsis mwathae:
GTGCCGATCAGCACCTCGACGTCTCCTCCCACACCTCGCCGGAGTCACCCTGGACCGCGTCGAGCAGACCCCCGACCTCATCCGACTCCACGCCCACCCCCGCGCCACCAACGCCGCGTGTCCGGCCTGCGGCAGCACATCCATCCGTGTACACAGCCGCTACCGGCGCAGACTCGCCGACACCGCCCTCGGCACCAGGAGAACCGTCATCGACCTGCACGTCCGTCGGTTCTTCTGCGACACCCCTGCCTGTGAGAAGCGGACCTTCGCCGAGCAGATCACCGGCCTGACCACCCCGTATGCGCGTCGCACGCCCGTCCTGCGCCACGTGCTGGAGAAGATCGCCATCGACCTGGCCGACCGCCCTGGCGCCCGCCTGGCCCGTCTGCTCGGCCTGCTGATCGGACGCAGCACGATGCTGCGGCTGTCATGGTGCTGCCCGACCCGCCCGCCCCCACACCCCGTGTCCTGGGGGTCGACGACTTCGCGCTGCTGCGCGGCCATATCTACGGCACGATCCTCGTCGACTGCGACACCGGCGCCCCCATCGAGCTGCTGGACGGGCGCGAGGCCGAACCGCTGGCCTCCTGGCTGCGTGACCACCCGGGGGTGGAGGTGATCTGCCGCGACCGCTCCGGCGCCTATGCCGAGGCCGCCCGCAGCGGAGCACCCCAGGCACGCCAAGTGGCCGACCGGTTCCATCTCTGGCAGAACCTCGGCAAGGCCGTCGAGCGCTGCGTGGCCGAACACCGCTCCTGCCTGCGCGAACCCGCCGTGCAGGTCGACGACCAGCCCGAAGCTCCCGAGGCCGATGAGGCGCCGGAGGCAGCACCGGGCGACACCGAGCCGCGCGGCCGGTTCGCCGACCGGACTCGCACCCGCCACGCGTTGGTCCACGAACTGCTGAATCAGGGCAACAGCCTGCGCGGCATCTCCATCCAGCTCGGCTGGAGCCGCCACACCGTCCAACCCTACGCCCGCGCCGCGACATGGGAGGAGATGGTGGACGGCAAGTGGGAGCAGCCCCGCTCCACCAAGCTGGACGCCTTCAAGCCCTACCTGCACCAGCGCGTGGAGGAGGGGTGCACCAACGCCGCCCGGCTTCACCGGGAGATCACCGAGCGGGGCTGTCGGGGAAGCTACAGCATCGTGCGTGACTACCTGGGGCCCTCGTGCACCGAACCCGCCCCGGCTCCACCTCCTCCTCCCACGGTTCGCCAGGTCACCGGTTGGCTCACCCGCCACCCCGCCACCTTGGACCAGGACGAGAAGCTGAAGCTGAAAGCGATCCTGGAACACTGCCCACAGCTGCACACCACCGCTGACCAGGTGCGCCGGTTCGGTGAGATGCTCACCGAGCTGCGCGGCCAGGAGCTTCCCGCCTGGATCGCCTCGGTGCAGGAGGAGGGACTGTCCGGCCTGCGCGGCTTCGCCTCCGGAGTGGAGGCCGACTTCGACGCCGTTCAGCAGGGCCTGACCAGTGATCACAACTCTGGTGCGGTCGAAGGGCGGGTGAACCACCTCAAGACCGTCAAACGCCAGATGTACGGCCGAGCTGGGCTTCCGTTGCTCCGGAAGCGCGTGCTCTTGACGGCTTCCAGGTGAGGCCGCCGGGGCCGTTTCCGTCACGAAATATGGGCCAGATCCCAGATCCCAGATCCCGATCGCGGCAACATCGTAGCCAATGCTTCGGGAAACCCGAGAGCTGGCTCACTGGCGAGCCAGGGCACGAACATCGGAGAGCTGGCCTGCCCTCAGGCCAGCTCTCCGGGGACGAAGATCAGGCGTGGTGCTGAGCGGTGAGCCTCTCCAGGTCCGGGACGATCTCATTGGGGCTCGGCATGGCCTGGAACTCCTTGTGCAGGGCATCGGCCCCTGATTGGAAGGACGGGTTCTCCAGTAGTCGCGTGAGCTTCTCCTTCACGTCAGCCGCCGAGAAGTCCTGGCTCGCGATGTCAGGACCGACAAGTCCCGCGCCACGGTCAGCCACGTATCGTGCGATATCCATCGACTGGCCGGTCGCGCGAGCGCCGATCAGCTGCGGCACCTTGTTCGCCACGGCGGCCGCGAAGGTGCCGCCGCTTCCGTGGTGAATGATCGCCGAGCAGGACGGCAGTAGCTGATTGAGCGGAACATAGTCGACCGTGCGTACGTTATCCGGAACGCGGTCTACTGAGGCCAGCTGGTCGGCATTGAGCGTCGCGACCATCTCGACGTCCATATCGGCGACTATGCCGAGCAGCTCCGCCATCGGCAGCTGGCTCTCCTTGCTGAAGAACGCCCTGGTGCTGACGCCTAGGGTAAGGCACACGCGCGGGCGCTTCGGGTGCTCCTGCAACCATCCCGGAACCGCCTGTGCGCCCGTGTACGGGACCCGGCGGACCGAGACATAGTCCAGGTCGACGGGCAGTCTCATCTCAATTGGCATCGGATCGACGCTCCACTGGCCGACCAGCAGATCCTCGTCAAAGGCGATGCCGAGTCGGCGCAGCGTCGGTTCCATCATGTCCGCCATGAGGTCCTCGTGCGGTTCCACTCCCTGCGTGTCCAGGAGCTCGAGGAACTTCGCCCGGGTCCATGCGAAGTAGTCGGGGCCCCAGAGCAGGCGGGCATGTGCGGCGCCACATGCGCGAGCTGCGATGGCACCGGCGAAGCACATCGGATCCCACAGCACCAGATCCGGTTTCCACGCACGGGCGAAGCGTATGAGCTCGTCGGTGAACGGTCGCTCCCCTGCGCCGGGCGTCTCTCTCGGGTAGTGCATCCAGAACGGCGACATCAGCATGCTCCGGATCACCTTCCACAGGCCCGCCTCCGCGGGATCGACCAGCGGATCGATGATGCGGTCCAGCCGCTCGTCGGCAACGCACCCATCGACCGCGGCGGTAAGGTCCACCCGGTCACCGAGTGCCACCGCCGTCAGGCCCGCATCGGTGATCGTGCCCGCCATGTCCGGATGACCGGCGACGCGCACGTCGTGCCCCGCGCCCTGAAGGGCCCACGCCAGTGGCACGAACGGGTGCAGGTGTGTCGGCGAGGGCATTATCGCGAACAGAACTCGCATGAACGTCCTCCATTCATGATTTGCTGGACTGTGATTCCATTTTCCGCTGTTTTACGCGAGCATTTCAAAGTGCTATGCGAGAGTGGATTTCTCTAGAAAATTTTTAGTTAATCCCTATTGGAGTGTGAGAAAATTTGCACCCTGTGTTGCTCAGACTTATTGTGGAAACGGATGCGTCGGCGGGCCCCCGACGCATCCGTCGTTGTAGTTCGATCGGCCGGAAGCTGTCAGTGCACCTTAGTGGGCTTCTCGTTGAGGGACGTCTTGGTGGGGACAGGGCTGCGGATGCAAAACGCCGCGATCAGAGCCACCACGAGTGTGAGCGCCGCGGTGGCCAGGTAGACGGCGCTCACACCATGGGCGGCCGCTGCGTGCAAGATGGTCGGCGTGTCGTGCAGTCCGCTGGTGAGGGCGCG
This window contains:
- a CDS encoding activator-dependent family glycosyltransferase, coding for MRVLFAIMPSPTHLHPFVPLAWALQGAGHDVRVAGHPDMAGTITDAGLTAVALGDRVDLTAAVDGCVADERLDRIIDPLVDPAEAGLWKVIRSMLMSPFWMHYPRETPGAGERPFTDELIRFARAWKPDLVLWDPMCFAGAIAARACGAAHARLLWGPDYFAWTRAKFLELLDTQGVEPHEDLMADMMEPTLRRLGIAFDEDLLVGQWSVDPMPIEMRLPVDLDYVSVRRVPYTGAQAVPGWLQEHPKRPRVCLTLGVSTRAFFSKESQLPMAELLGIVADMDVEMVATLNADQLASVDRVPDNVRTVDYVPLNQLLPSCSAIIHHGSGGTFAAAVANKVPQLIGARATGQSMDIARYVADRGAGLVGPDIASQDFSAADVKEKLTRLLENPSFQSGADALHKEFQAMPSPNEIVPDLERLTAQHHA
- a CDS encoding ISL3 family transposase; this translates as MVLPDPPAPTPRVLGVDDFALLRGHIYGTILVDCDTGAPIELLDGREAEPLASWLRDHPGVEVICRDRSGAYAEAARSGAPQARQVADRFHLWQNLGKAVERCVAEHRSCLREPAVQVDDQPEAPEADEAPEAAPGDTEPRGRFADRTRTRHALVHELLNQGNSLRGISIQLGWSRHTVQPYARAATWEEMVDGKWEQPRSTKLDAFKPYLHQRVEEGCTNAARLHREITERGCRGSYSIVRDYLGPSCTEPAPAPPPPPTVRQVTGWLTRHPATLDQDEKLKLKAILEHCPQLHTTADQVRRFGEMLTELRGQELPAWIASVQEEGLSGLRGFASGVEADFDAVQQGLTSDHNSGAVEGRVNHLKTVKRQMYGRAGLPLLRKRVLLTASR